One [Clostridium] saccharolyticum WM1 DNA segment encodes these proteins:
- the eutC gene encoding ethanolamine ammonia-lyase subunit EutC codes for MDELNLKEMIKSILNEMVNEVPPVKNGPSAEASVSTRQTAKSCEVEEGLIPDITEVDIRKQFLVPDAADKEGYLKMKSYTPARLGLWRTGARYLTEPSLRFRADHAAAQDAVFSYVNEDLIKEMGFVEVATECKDKDEYVTRPDLGRRFSNEAINTIKNAVKPNQKVQVIVGDGLSSAAIEANIRDVLPSLQQGLKMFGLDFGQVVFIKHCRVPAMDPIGEATGAEVVCLFIGERPGLVTAESMSAYIAYKPTIGMPEARRTVVSNIHRQGTPAVEAGAYIAEIIKRMLDKKVSGLDLKEK; via the coding sequence ATGGACGAATTAAACTTAAAAGAAATGATTAAATCCATTTTAAATGAAATGGTAAATGAAGTACCGCCAGTAAAAAATGGTCCATCAGCGGAAGCATCCGTAAGCACCAGGCAAACCGCCAAGTCCTGCGAAGTGGAAGAGGGATTGATACCAGATATTACAGAGGTAGACATCCGCAAGCAATTTTTAGTTCCCGATGCAGCAGATAAAGAAGGTTATTTAAAAATGAAATCCTATACGCCGGCCCGTTTGGGATTGTGGAGGACCGGCGCCAGATATTTAACAGAGCCTAGTCTTCGATTCCGTGCTGACCATGCGGCTGCCCAGGATGCAGTATTCTCCTATGTAAATGAAGATTTAATAAAAGAAATGGGATTTGTAGAAGTTGCTACAGAATGCAAGGACAAAGACGAATATGTGACTCGTCCGGACTTAGGCCGTAGGTTTTCCAATGAAGCAATTAATACAATTAAAAATGCGGTGAAACCAAATCAGAAAGTTCAGGTTATCGTGGGTGATGGTTTAAGTTCAGCAGCAATCGAGGCAAATATCAGAGATGTTTTACCTTCTTTGCAACAAGGTCTAAAGATGTTTGGACTTGACTTTGGACAGGTTGTTTTTATAAAACATTGCCGCGTCCCGGCAATGGATCCAATTGGTGAAGCAACAGGAGCTGAAGTCGTCTGTCTTTTTATCGGAGAAAGACCGGGCCTTGTTACAGCAGAATCGATGAGTGCGTATATCGCTTATAAACCAACCATTGGTATGCCGGAAGCCAGAAGGACAGTCGTTTCCAATATTCACAGACAAGGAACCCCGGCAGTAGAAGCAGGAGCATATATTGCTGAAATTATCAAGAGAATGTTAGACAAAAAAGTGTCTGGATTAGATTTAAAAGAAAAATAA
- the eutL gene encoding ethanolamine utilization microcompartment protein EutL, producing the protein MKNERLGANVLSVKIIPNVDDGLAKELKLAPNQKSLGIITSDSDDVTYVALDEATKASDVAVVYARSMYAGAANASTKLAGEVIGILAGPSPAEVRSGLDRAIEVINNEASFYSANEDNSIIYFAHCVSRTGSYLSKGANVKEGEAIAYLIAPPLEAMVAIDSALKAADVKMRVFYGPPSETNFAGALLTGSQSACRSACESFAKTVEAVADNPTNY; encoded by the coding sequence ATGAAAAACGAACGATTGGGTGCAAATGTTCTAAGCGTAAAAATCATCCCCAATGTGGATGATGGATTGGCAAAGGAATTAAAATTAGCACCAAATCAAAAAAGTCTAGGGATTATTACTTCTGATTCTGATGATGTAACCTATGTGGCATTGGATGAAGCAACCAAGGCATCGGATGTAGCAGTTGTATATGCAAGAAGTATGTATGCAGGAGCAGCCAATGCTTCTACAAAATTAGCAGGGGAAGTTATCGGTATTTTAGCTGGTCCAAGTCCGGCAGAGGTACGAAGCGGTCTGGATCGTGCGATTGAGGTAATCAATAATGAAGCCAGCTTCTATAGTGCAAATGAGGATAACTCAATCATTTATTTTGCCCATTGTGTATCGAGAACTGGTTCCTATCTTTCCAAAGGAGCAAATGTGAAAGAAGGAGAAGCCATTGCTTATTTAATCGCACCACCGCTTGAAGCAATGGTAGCCATCGATTCGGCTTTGAAAGCTGCTGATGTAAAAATGCGTGTATTTTACGGGCCGCCATCTGAAACAAACTTTGCAGGAGCGTTACTGACAGGATCTCAATCTGCTTGCAGATCAGCATGTGAATCTTTTGCGAAAACGGTAGAAGCTGTTGCTGACAACCCAACTAATTATTAG
- a CDS encoding BMC domain-containing protein, producing MAKALGLIEVRGKLGAILAADAAAKEADVILLGSETIRGGLTTIHMIGDIAAVKAAIKAGEVAVANKNCLISSHVIPRLADQVEQMLMKSFDKKEDNPSDSNELNQPNVEETEKDVDSSLDKEQLEKMRVTDLRSLAYQLNLSAIKKSEIKSANKAVLIKTLLDKGVKHNGIN from the coding sequence ATGGCTAAAGCTTTGGGTTTAATTGAAGTACGTGGAAAATTAGGAGCAATCCTGGCAGCAGATGCAGCTGCAAAGGAGGCAGATGTAATTCTGCTTGGTAGTGAAACAATCCGTGGAGGATTGACAACCATTCATATGATTGGAGATATTGCGGCAGTAAAAGCAGCAATTAAGGCAGGTGAAGTTGCTGTGGCAAATAAGAATTGTCTAATCAGCAGTCATGTTATCCCACGCTTGGCTGACCAGGTTGAGCAGATGTTGATGAAATCATTTGATAAGAAGGAAGATAATCCTTCGGATTCAAATGAATTAAATCAACCGAATGTAGAAGAAACAGAGAAAGATGTGGATTCATCCCTTGATAAAGAACAGCTGGAAAAAATGAGAGTCACCGATTTACGTTCCCTGGCATATCAATTAAATCTTTCTGCCATAAAGAAGTCAGAAATTAAATCTGCTAACAAAGCAGTGCTTATTAAAACATTGCTGGATAAAGGAGTTAAGCATAATGGGATTAATTGA
- a CDS encoding acetaldehyde dehydrogenase (acetylating): MGLIDKDLVSVQETRDLLKKAKEAQIEIAKLSQEEIDTICKAMAKAAFDNRLKLAKMAQEETGFGRWQDKVLKNAFASRDLLNSIKDMKTVGIITNNIEAKYMEVAVPVGVVAGLIPSTNPTSTVIYKALICIKAGNSIVFSPHPSALNCIKETVRIINEAGKSVGLPDGAISVITTVTTQATNELMKNENTNLILATGGSAMVRAAYSSGTPAIGVGPGNGPAFIEHSADIPKAVALILESKTFDNGTVCASEQSIIVEEISREKVISEFKKRGGYFLSKNDALKLEKYILRPNGTMNPKIVGRTAQDIAELAGISVPEDAKVLIAEETRVGDLAPFSREKLTPILAFYTVNTWEEARDLSIRILNFEGAGHTMVIHTANNQIIEDFALKVPVSRLLINCSATLGGIGATTNLKPALTLGCGAIGGSSTSDNVGPQNLINIRRVVYGVRTLEEIRGEDKFEDVSGNAVKDLGLNKDQLIDLLVERVLQKLK, translated from the coding sequence ATGGGATTAATTGATAAAGATCTTGTTTCCGTTCAGGAAACCAGAGATTTACTGAAAAAAGCAAAAGAAGCGCAAATAGAAATAGCCAAGTTATCTCAAGAAGAAATCGACACCATTTGTAAGGCTATGGCAAAAGCAGCTTTTGACAATCGTTTGAAGCTGGCTAAAATGGCACAAGAAGAAACCGGGTTTGGAAGATGGCAGGACAAAGTCCTTAAAAATGCCTTTGCATCAAGAGATTTATTAAACTCGATAAAAGATATGAAGACAGTCGGTATCATCACAAACAATATAGAAGCAAAATATATGGAAGTAGCAGTCCCTGTTGGAGTCGTTGCAGGCCTTATTCCTTCAACCAATCCGACTTCAACGGTGATCTACAAGGCGCTCATATGCATTAAGGCAGGAAATTCGATTGTATTTTCCCCTCATCCAAGTGCATTAAATTGTATCAAGGAAACAGTCCGCATCATAAACGAAGCAGGTAAAAGCGTTGGTTTACCGGATGGTGCGATTAGTGTCATTACAACCGTAACAACACAGGCAACAAATGAATTAATGAAAAATGAAAATACAAATTTAATTCTTGCCACTGGCGGCTCTGCCATGGTTCGTGCAGCATATTCCTCCGGGACACCGGCTATTGGAGTAGGGCCGGGGAATGGACCTGCATTTATCGAACACAGTGCAGATATTCCAAAAGCAGTTGCTCTAATTCTTGAATCTAAGACCTTTGATAATGGTACGGTTTGTGCATCGGAACAGTCGATTATTGTTGAAGAAATCAGTAGAGAAAAAGTGATTTCGGAATTCAAGAAACGGGGCGGTTATTTCTTATCAAAAAATGATGCACTAAAACTTGAAAAGTATATTTTGCGGCCAAACGGTACCATGAATCCTAAGATCGTTGGAAGGACGGCGCAGGATATTGCTGAGCTAGCTGGTATTTCTGTACCAGAAGATGCAAAAGTTCTTATTGCCGAAGAAACACGTGTTGGTGATCTGGCCCCTTTTTCAAGAGAAAAATTAACACCAATTTTAGCCTTCTATACGGTAAATACCTGGGAAGAAGCCCGCGACTTAAGCATCAGGATTTTAAACTTTGAAGGCGCAGGACACACCATGGTCATTCATACAGCAAACAATCAAATTATTGAAGATTTTGCCTTAAAAGTACCGGTTTCCCGTCTCCTTATAAACTGTTCGGCTACCTTAGGCGGAATCGGGGCAACGACGAACCTTAAACCTGCCTTGACACTTGGTTGTGGAGCGATAGGGGGAAGTTCTACTTCTGACAATGTAGGCCCACAGAATTTAATTAATATTCGCCGGGTCGTATATGGCGTCAGGACATTAGAGGAAATACGTGGAGAAGATAAATTTGAAGATGTCAGCGGGAATGCTGTTAAAGACTTGGGACTGAATAAGGATCAATTAATCGATTTACTCGTTGAACGTGTTCTGCAAAAACTAAAATAA
- a CDS encoding BMC domain-containing protein encodes MANTNALGMIETKGLVAAVEAADAMVKAANVTLIGKEQVGGGLVTVMVRGDVGAVKAATDAGAAAAEAVGELISVHVIPRPHMEVDVILPKYDSQASNS; translated from the coding sequence ATGGCGAATACAAACGCATTAGGAATGATTGAAACAAAAGGGTTGGTAGCTGCAGTTGAGGCAGCAGATGCAATGGTGAAAGCAGCAAACGTAACGTTGATTGGAAAAGAACAAGTAGGTGGCGGACTGGTAACTGTTATGGTTCGTGGGGATGTAGGAGCCGTGAAAGCAGCAACCGATGCCGGAGCGGCAGCGGCAGAAGCTGTTGGTGAATTAATATCTGTTCATGTAATTCCACGTCCCCATATGGAAGTAGATGTAATCCTGCCAAAATACGATTCACAGGCTTCGAACTCATGA
- the eutD gene encoding ethanolamine utilization phosphate acetyltransferase EutD: MKDYSIDAIVDTVVSRIQEVMDQSFEIEASGRHIHLNREAIDILFGVGYQLHPTKYLSQPGEFASEERVSIEGPKGTIHDVIILGPERKNCQVEVSFTDARSLGVNAPVQLSGNIENTPGIIVRNGAKSIVLDRGVIVAKRHIHVKDTDAERLGVKDQESVAVRVFSKRPLIFEDVLVRISPKFETYMHIDYDEANACGHNKGVRGCIVKR, from the coding sequence ATGAAGGATTATAGTATTGATGCAATTGTAGATACCGTTGTCTCCCGAATACAAGAAGTAATGGATCAATCGTTTGAAATTGAAGCAAGTGGGCGCCACATCCATCTGAATCGGGAGGCAATCGATATCCTCTTTGGTGTGGGTTATCAATTACACCCAACAAAGTATTTGTCTCAGCCAGGTGAATTCGCATCAGAGGAACGAGTGAGTATTGAAGGACCGAAAGGCACGATTCACGATGTTATCATTCTTGGACCAGAGCGAAAAAACTGCCAGGTGGAGGTTTCATTCACCGATGCACGTTCTCTGGGTGTAAATGCGCCGGTTCAATTAAGTGGAAATATTGAAAACACTCCAGGGATTATTGTGCGGAATGGCGCTAAGTCCATTGTTTTAGATCGGGGTGTCATAGTTGCAAAACGCCATATTCATGTAAAAGATACCGATGCTGAAAGGTTAGGTGTGAAGGATCAAGAAAGTGTAGCTGTTCGGGTGTTTAGTAAAAGACCCCTTATCTTTGAGGATGTTCTGGTGAGAATAAGCCCCAAGTTTGAAACATATATGCACATTGATTACGATGAAGCAAATGCTTGCGGCCATAATAAAGGAGTACGTGGGTGTATTGTTAAGAGGTGA
- a CDS encoding EutN/CcmL family microcompartment protein, whose amino-acid sequence MFIGKVVGSLWATRKDEKLNGLKFLLIEKQRNEHEADPALVVAVDHVGAGIGESVLITTGSSGRLSFDGKSIPVDMVIVGIIDTVDYPKE is encoded by the coding sequence ATGTTCATTGGAAAAGTTGTTGGCAGTTTATGGGCTACTCGTAAGGATGAAAAGTTAAATGGTTTAAAGTTCCTGCTCATTGAAAAACAACGAAACGAACATGAGGCTGATCCTGCTCTGGTTGTTGCCGTTGATCATGTAGGTGCAGGCATTGGAGAATCTGTATTGATTACGACTGGCAGCTCCGGCCGCCTATCGTTTGATGGTAAAAGTATTCCTGTTGATATGGTTATTGTCGGTATTATAGACACCGTGGACTATCCAAAGGAATGA
- a CDS encoding ethanolamine utilization protein EutH encodes MSINEIIIWLMVIIMVIGSIDRSLGNKTGLGKQFEEGILAMGSLALSMAGIIVLAPKLSDWLSPIIVPLYKLLGADPAMFAGTLLANDMGGFFLAQQMTTDPFIVLFSGGILGAMMGATLVFTIPVGLGLISNEDTKYLAQGVLCGIVTIPIGALVSGILMGMPIVKVFMNLIPIIVVAVLISIGLFKIPEGMIKGFNVFGKIIVAVGAIGLAIGGLDLLLGFKVFENQDTLEVGFQTVGGIAITLAGAYGLVFLITKLFKKPLMKLGHLLGMNDIAAAGLIASLANNIAMFQTVKDMDKRGKVINIAFAVSASFTFGDHLGFTAGVAPELITPMIIGKLIGGISAIFVAIFLSKRVFRIE; translated from the coding sequence ATGAGTATAAATGAAATCATAATTTGGCTTATGGTAATTATAATGGTCATAGGTTCAATCGACCGTTCCCTGGGCAATAAAACTGGTTTAGGAAAACAATTTGAAGAAGGAATACTGGCAATGGGCTCCTTAGCACTTTCAATGGCGGGTATCATTGTTTTAGCACCGAAGTTATCGGACTGGCTAAGTCCTATCATAGTTCCTTTATACAAATTGTTAGGAGCAGATCCGGCAATGTTTGCAGGAACTCTATTAGCAAATGATATGGGTGGTTTTTTCCTGGCACAACAAATGACGACTGATCCATTCATTGTACTTTTCTCAGGTGGTATTTTAGGTGCCATGATGGGAGCAACACTTGTATTTACCATCCCGGTTGGACTGGGGCTTATCAGCAACGAAGATACAAAGTATCTGGCACAAGGAGTATTATGTGGGATTGTTACGATTCCAATCGGAGCATTGGTTTCTGGAATATTGATGGGTATGCCAATCGTTAAAGTCTTTATGAATTTAATACCTATCATAGTTGTAGCGGTTTTAATTTCCATTGGACTATTTAAAATCCCGGAAGGAATGATTAAAGGGTTTAATGTATTTGGGAAAATTATAGTGGCTGTTGGAGCCATTGGATTGGCCATTGGAGGGTTAGACTTACTATTAGGGTTCAAAGTATTTGAAAATCAAGATACACTGGAGGTTGGATTCCAGACAGTTGGCGGTATTGCCATTACGTTAGCTGGTGCTTATGGGTTGGTGTTCCTGATCACAAAGTTATTCAAGAAACCATTGATGAAACTAGGTCATTTGTTAGGTATGAATGATATTGCAGCAGCAGGTCTCATTGCATCTCTTGCCAACAATATTGCCATGTTCCAAACCGTAAAGGATATGGATAAACGTGGAAAGGTGATTAATATCGCTTTTGCAGTTTCAGCATCGTTTACCTTTGGTGACCATTTAGGATTTACAGCCGGTGTTGCCCCAGAGTTGATTACTCCTATGATTATTGGCAAGCTGATCGGCGGTATTTCTGCCATTTTTGTTGCCATATTTTTATCGAAACGTGTATTTAGGATTGAATAA
- a CDS encoding cupin domain-containing protein, which produces MKRLNIDRSEIEKLVRSIIMEEYSNQINDSSKRHVDSSGIMSISLPLFSVSEEDRLDTGDPNHKVYTKDLVSLAESPRLGCGLMVMEDTTFDWTLGYDEIDYIIEGTLTIIIDGRRITANAGELILIPSGSRIQFSVEGKARFIYVTYPADWQHK; this is translated from the coding sequence GTGAAGAGATTGAATATTGACAGATCAGAAATTGAAAAGCTGGTTCGTAGTATCATAATGGAAGAATACAGCAATCAGATAAATGATTCATCAAAGAGGCATGTTGATTCTAGTGGCATAATGTCCATTTCGCTGCCGCTGTTTTCTGTAAGTGAAGAAGACCGATTGGACACAGGCGACCCGAATCATAAAGTGTATACGAAGGATTTGGTGTCACTTGCTGAAAGCCCCAGACTAGGCTGCGGGCTGATGGTAATGGAAGATACTACCTTCGATTGGACGTTAGGGTATGATGAAATTGATTATATCATAGAAGGTACTTTAACTATTATTATAGATGGCCGTCGTATCACTGCCAATGCAGGAGAATTGATTTTGATTCCAAGTGGATCAAGGATTCAGTTTTCAGTGGAAGGAAAGGCAAGATTTATCTATGTGACTTATCCGGCTGATTGGCAGCATAAATAA
- a CDS encoding HPr family phosphocarrier protein has protein sequence MISYEYIVTDRQGLHAMNALRLSRAASEYESHITLKSSKGTADCKDVLSLLGLGVRIGECLEFIAEGPDENKACDFLKGFLPANL, from the coding sequence ATGATTAGTTATGAATACATAGTAACGGATAGGCAGGGCCTTCACGCCATGAATGCTTTGAGGCTGAGCAGGGCAGCATCAGAATATGAAAGCCATATAACCCTTAAGAGCAGCAAAGGCACAGCGGACTGCAAAGATGTGCTCTCACTCCTGGGTCTTGGAGTACGCATTGGGGAATGTCTGGAGTTTATTGCAGAGGGGCCGGATGAAAACAAAGCATGTGATTTCCTTAAGGGGTTTCTTCCGGCCAATTTATAG
- a CDS encoding DUF871 domain-containing protein, translated as MARLGISVYPEHSTEEKDMEYIRKAGRLGYKRIFTCLLSVKESREEVTGRFRRLADEAHAWGMEIIPDVSPAVFSRLGISYEDLSIFQEMHVDGIRLDEGFDGMKESLMTYNPQGLQVELNASTRLAYVENIINYHPDRDKLITCHNFYPQKYTGLSLQHFNTCNKKMKSLGLKVAAFVSSNAPGAYGPWPVNEGLCTLEMHRGLPIDFQVRHLYATGMVDDVLIANAYATDEELRACAALNSSILTFHIQMEKELTETERQILDYELHHVVRGDLNDYMIRSSGPRVTYADRSIPAANTRDLKPGDVVILNDGYPKYKGELQIVTKDMPNDGRKNVIGHLPEHEHVLMDYAEPWKMFAFCIL; from the coding sequence ATGGCAAGATTGGGCATTTCCGTTTATCCGGAACATTCTACCGAAGAAAAAGACATGGAATATATTAGAAAGGCGGGGAGATTGGGGTATAAGAGAATCTTTACCTGCCTCTTAAGTGTGAAGGAAAGCAGGGAAGAGGTGACCGGCCGTTTTCGCAGACTGGCAGATGAAGCCCACGCCTGGGGTATGGAGATCATACCGGATGTGAGCCCTGCCGTATTCTCCCGGCTGGGAATCTCCTACGAAGACCTATCCATATTTCAGGAAATGCATGTGGATGGCATCCGTCTTGACGAAGGCTTTGACGGCATGAAGGAAAGCCTTATGACCTACAATCCCCAGGGGCTTCAAGTGGAGCTTAATGCCAGCACCAGACTGGCATATGTGGAGAATATCATAAACTACCATCCAGATCGTGATAAGCTGATTACCTGCCACAATTTTTATCCGCAGAAGTATACAGGATTAAGCCTTCAGCATTTTAATACCTGTAATAAAAAGATGAAATCACTTGGGCTTAAGGTAGCTGCCTTTGTATCCAGCAACGCACCCGGAGCATACGGCCCATGGCCCGTAAACGAGGGACTGTGTACTCTGGAGATGCATCGTGGACTGCCAATTGATTTTCAGGTTCGTCATCTGTATGCTACCGGAATGGTAGATGATGTGCTGATCGCCAACGCCTATGCCACGGATGAGGAGCTTAGAGCCTGCGCCGCTCTCAATTCCAGCATCCTGACCTTTCATATCCAGATGGAGAAAGAACTGACTGAGACCGAACGCCAGATTCTGGATTATGAACTCCATCATGTAGTAAGAGGGGATTTAAACGACTATATGATCCGTTCCTCCGGTCCCAGAGTCACTTATGCGGACCGGTCTATTCCTGCTGCTAATACCAGAGACTTAAAACCTGGCGATGTGGTTATATTAAATGATGGCTATCCCAAATATAAGGGGGAACTGCAAATCGTCACCAAAGACATGCCAAATGACGGCCGCAAGAATGTGATCGGTCATCTTCCTGAGCATGAACACGTTCTGATGGATTACGCAGAACCATGGAAGATGTTTGCGTTCTGCATCCTCTAA
- a CDS encoding BglG family transcription antiterminator, with protein sequence MQNQRQEQLLAILTERGDWITSRRLAVLLQVSDRTIRSDVETINRHMIPPLIESNVRRGYRICEKAGLSPLQPKETRGTGIPQTPGARCAYMIQKLLFEVKELNLTLLQSQIYVSGASIDNDLKRIRKMLEPYPGLRLVRNKECISLKGDEAGKRRFYRDLLMAEVQENFLNLNMLANLYKSFNLIEVKDIFVDVLKEYDYSIHESMFPMLILHAGTSIERMNCANYISMEAEMQGVEDTIEYQISKDFFDRISRRLHIKIHEGEVGMFALVVMGRKASNYTDDYVNFGGRWLSTRKLVGEALEQIYTLFGLDFREDGDLVAGLKMHIHGLVERVTNHVRMEDVFVEEIKRKYPLVFEMGIYVVVFLEERLQTPISDAESCYIALHLGAASERMKTERKYHAVMILPHNQSFSDMCVKKISDMFRERMEVVKVFGYFEEEVVSSLDPDLLLSTFPLEHGLNVETVSINLFVDSETESRILQAINRLDKKGFRLEFSSHISSLIRREHYHTGVSCTSPEEIIRMLCLSLVQEGVVDPEFTDVVLKREQMSPTSFVNTFAIPHAFGAFAGNSTIAVAQLKNPVKWGVFEVRLVMLFAINIGDARMIKIFFDWISNIVNQPEELAKLAAPCGYEEFIDRITV encoded by the coding sequence ATGCAGAATCAAAGACAGGAGCAGCTGCTTGCCATATTAACAGAGCGGGGAGACTGGATCACCAGCCGGCGCCTGGCCGTTCTTCTGCAGGTATCGGACCGCACCATACGTTCCGATGTAGAAACCATTAACAGACATATGATTCCTCCTCTCATAGAGTCTAATGTGAGGAGGGGCTACCGCATCTGTGAAAAGGCCGGTCTATCGCCTTTGCAGCCAAAAGAAACCAGGGGGACGGGGATTCCCCAGACTCCAGGTGCCCGCTGCGCCTATATGATTCAGAAGCTGTTATTCGAGGTGAAGGAACTGAACCTTACCCTTCTCCAGAGTCAGATCTATGTCAGCGGAGCCTCCATTGACAATGACTTAAAGCGTATACGCAAGATGCTGGAACCCTATCCAGGTTTAAGGCTGGTCCGCAATAAGGAATGCATATCCCTAAAGGGGGATGAGGCCGGAAAACGGCGGTTTTACAGGGATTTACTGATGGCTGAGGTGCAGGAAAATTTTCTCAATTTAAATATGCTGGCCAATTTATACAAAAGCTTCAATTTAATTGAGGTAAAGGACATTTTCGTGGATGTATTGAAGGAATACGATTATTCCATTCATGAATCCATGTTTCCCATGCTTATTCTGCACGCCGGCACCAGTATAGAGAGGATGAACTGCGCCAACTACATCAGTATGGAAGCGGAGATGCAGGGGGTGGAGGATACCATCGAGTACCAGATTTCCAAGGACTTCTTTGACCGGATCTCCAGACGCCTGCATATAAAGATCCATGAGGGAGAAGTGGGGATGTTTGCCCTGGTGGTCATGGGCAGAAAAGCTTCCAATTATACCGACGATTATGTGAATTTTGGAGGCAGGTGGCTGAGTACCAGAAAGCTGGTGGGAGAGGCCCTGGAGCAGATATACACGCTGTTCGGGCTGGATTTCCGTGAGGATGGAGACCTAGTCGCCGGTCTTAAGATGCACATCCACGGACTGGTAGAGCGTGTCACAAACCACGTTCGGATGGAGGACGTGTTTGTGGAAGAGATCAAGCGCAAATACCCTCTGGTCTTCGAGATGGGCATCTACGTGGTAGTTTTTCTGGAAGAAAGGCTTCAGACACCCATATCCGATGCAGAGAGCTGTTATATCGCCCTTCACCTGGGAGCTGCCAGTGAGCGTATGAAAACAGAAAGAAAATATCATGCCGTCATGATCCTGCCTCATAACCAGTCTTTTTCTGATATGTGCGTGAAGAAGATTTCTGATATGTTTCGTGAGAGGATGGAAGTGGTAAAGGTCTTTGGTTATTTTGAAGAGGAGGTAGTATCTTCCCTGGACCCGGATCTTCTGCTCAGTACATTTCCCCTGGAACATGGGTTAAACGTAGAGACCGTCTCCATTAACTTATTCGTGGATTCGGAGACAGAATCAAGGATTCTCCAGGCCATCAACCGGTTGGATAAGAAAGGATTCCGGCTGGAATTTTCCTCCCACATCAGCAGTTTAATCCGACGGGAGCACTACCATACAGGGGTGAGCTGCACCAGCCCGGAGGAAATCATCCGCATGCTGTGCTTAAGTCTGGTACAGGAGGGCGTTGTGGATCCGGAATTTACAGATGTGGTATTAAAAAGGGAGCAGATGTCACCAACATCCTTTGTGAATACATTTGCGATTCCTCATGCGTTCGGAGCCTTTGCCGGGAATTCCACCATTGCGGTGGCCCAGCTTAAGAATCCTGTCAAATGGGGGGTCTTTGAGGTGCGGCTGGTAATGCTGTTTGCTATTAATATAGGGGATGCCCGGATGATTAAAATCTTTTTTGACTGGATATCCAACATCGTGAATCAACCGGAGGAGCTGGCAAAATTGGCGGCCCCCTGCGGATATGAGGAATTTATCGACCGGATTACGGTGTGA
- a CDS encoding PTS lactose/cellobiose transporter subunit IIA, with product MLEGLETICFKIISNVGGARSSYIEAIQKAKHGDFGGAGECMKAGQEMFLAGHEAHFELIQKEAQGESVGGSLILIHAEDQLMSAEGFKIIAEELIASYGRITELEKKMGSK from the coding sequence ATGTTAGAGGGGTTAGAAACGATTTGCTTTAAAATCATTTCCAATGTAGGCGGCGCAAGGTCCAGCTACATTGAGGCGATCCAGAAAGCAAAGCATGGAGATTTTGGAGGTGCCGGAGAATGTATGAAGGCCGGTCAGGAGATGTTTCTGGCAGGACATGAGGCCCACTTTGAACTGATCCAGAAAGAGGCCCAGGGGGAATCGGTAGGCGGTTCCCTGATTCTGATCCATGCGGAAGACCAGCTTATGAGTGCAGAAGGATTTAAAATCATCGCAGAAGAATTGATTGCCAGCTATGGAAGGATCACAGAGCTGGAAAAGAAGATGGGGAGTAAATAA
- a CDS encoding PTS sugar transporter subunit IIB has protein sequence MKRVYLFCSAGMSTSMLASKMQSVANEHNLPIEVEAFPDGKIGQIIDEKHPDVILLGPQVKYRYGEIVEKYGSKGIPIQVIDQTDYGMMNGEKVLKSAIKLLKAAK, from the coding sequence ATGAAACGAGTGTATTTATTCTGCAGTGCAGGAATGTCAACCAGTATGCTGGCAAGCAAGATGCAGAGCGTTGCCAACGAGCATAACCTACCCATTGAAGTGGAAGCTTTCCCGGATGGCAAGATCGGTCAGATCATCGATGAAAAGCATCCGGATGTGATTCTTCTAGGGCCCCAGGTCAAATACCGTTACGGGGAGATTGTGGAAAAGTATGGAAGCAAAGGTATCCCCATACAGGTCATTGACCAGACCGATTACGGCATGATGAATGGTGAAAAGGTCCTGAAATCAGCAATCAAACTTTTAAAAGCTGCTAAATAA